A genomic window from Candidatus Denitrolinea symbiosum includes:
- a CDS encoding formate dehydrogenase accessory sulfurtransferase FdhD: MLEPRKPIQYFQIDSTEFKPVHASVIVETPVSLTVNGEVWVSFMCTSVLLEAMAVGFLFNEGVIESMDEVSDVRVCEHGDNVDVWLTHAADKPTKWTRTSGCTGGQTAVDSFADPRPAAPSNGFVLPASQINRLVEMLFEAQDLYRETGGVHTSVLTDGERVLLSAEDIGRHNTLDKIAGLCLMQGLWPERRILVTTGRISSEMLQKAARLGAKIIVSRTSPSSLSIELAEKWGVTLIGYARRNRFNLYAHPERIMAADEQPAK; encoded by the coding sequence ATGCTGGAACCACGCAAACCCATTCAATACTTTCAAATCGACTCGACCGAATTCAAACCCGTCCACGCCAGCGTCATCGTCGAGACGCCCGTCTCGCTCACCGTCAACGGCGAAGTCTGGGTGTCGTTCATGTGCACCTCCGTCCTGCTCGAAGCGATGGCAGTCGGCTTCCTCTTCAACGAAGGCGTGATCGAATCGATGGACGAAGTCTCCGACGTGCGCGTCTGCGAACACGGCGACAATGTGGACGTCTGGTTGACGCACGCGGCGGACAAGCCCACCAAGTGGACGCGCACTTCGGGCTGCACGGGCGGACAGACCGCCGTCGATTCTTTCGCGGACCCTCGGCCGGCCGCGCCGTCGAACGGCTTCGTCCTCCCCGCCAGCCAGATCAACCGCCTCGTCGAGATGCTGTTCGAGGCGCAGGATCTCTACCGCGAGACGGGCGGAGTCCACACCTCCGTGCTGACCGACGGCGAGCGCGTCCTGCTCTCCGCCGAGGACATCGGCCGCCACAACACCCTCGACAAGATCGCGGGCCTGTGCCTGATGCAGGGACTCTGGCCCGAACGCCGCATTTTGGTCACGACGGGACGCATCAGTTCGGAGATGCTGCAAAAGGCCGCGCGGCTGGGCGCGAAGATCATCGTCTCGCGCACCTCGCCTTCGTCGCTTTCCATTGAGTTGGCGGAAAAATGGGGGGTCACGCTGATCGGCTACGCGCGCAGGAATCGGTTCAACCTGTACGCGCATCCCGAAAGGATCATGGCCGCGGACGAACAACCAGCAAAGTGA
- a CDS encoding DNA-binding response regulator, OmpR family, translated as MKDAKILLIEGRHTEVPSFAPDLQKKGFEVVIVQSGGEAAKRLDKIAPHLAVVNAASLRSSGVRICQSLNERDAKLPIILIVANGAEVDKDAADAVLSLPFTAQKLVNRIKPLLPSDGKNVIHVGPIRLDVEHRRVKCLSKSSKLTPRLIKLLRILLDHHGEVVERESLFKRVWDTNYTGDTRTLDVHISWLRRAIEIDPNNPRFLKTIRGVGYRLDV; from the coding sequence ATGAAAGACGCCAAAATCCTCCTGATCGAAGGCCGACACACCGAGGTCCCTTCTTTTGCGCCCGACCTGCAGAAGAAGGGATTTGAAGTTGTGATCGTTCAGAGCGGCGGCGAAGCGGCCAAACGGCTCGACAAGATCGCGCCGCACCTGGCGGTGGTCAACGCCGCCTCGCTGCGAAGCAGCGGCGTGCGCATCTGCCAGTCGCTGAACGAAAGAGACGCCAAACTCCCCATCATCCTCATCGTCGCCAACGGCGCGGAAGTGGACAAGGACGCCGCCGACGCCGTGCTGTCCCTGCCCTTCACCGCGCAGAAACTCGTCAACCGCATCAAACCGCTTTTGCCCAGCGACGGAAAGAACGTCATTCATGTCGGCCCCATCCGCCTCGATGTGGAACACCGCCGCGTCAAATGCCTGAGCAAGAGCAGCAAACTCACCCCGCGCCTCATCAAACTCCTGCGCATCCTGCTCGACCATCACGGCGAGGTCGTGGAGCGCGAATCGCTTTTCAAACGCGTCTGGGATACGAACTATACGGGCGACACGCGCACGCTCGACGTGCACATCTCCTGGCTGCGCCGCGCCATCGAAATTGACCCGAACAATCCCCGCTTCCTCAAGACCATCCGCGGCGTGGGCTATCGGCTAGACGTTTAA
- a CDS encoding phosphatidyl-myo-inositol mannosyltransferase, with product MARVLYSAFDVVPSPKGASTHILHNLRGLVESGHEVRLITPSDGILPLDDSLEGARVTRVAQDMTQNFLARAADFGRAVTRHAALSPAYDVVHYRSVWCGLPLAQARRERGYKTLFEVNGLPSVELKYHYPTIEPELLAKIKEQEIATLHLSDAIVCPSRVTRDYIASLGLDPKRVTVVPNGVSPSDFSPTPLPARGGRVPTLLYIGTLADWQGLDVLIKALPKILDKREVRLQIVGRGRSRQRKLLAKYIRKLGIESNVIVQPAVPHHEVPALVAAADICVAPLGLNDRNVTQGACPIKVLEYMAAGRPLLASNMPIVRELVREDVDALLFSPNDPEDLARQALTLLDDFELSKRLSDSAAERARTKFTWHESQKKLAKVYEKLLA from the coding sequence ATGGCCCGCGTTCTCTATTCCGCGTTCGACGTTGTCCCCAGCCCGAAGGGCGCCTCTACGCACATCCTCCATAACCTGCGCGGACTGGTGGAAAGCGGACACGAAGTCCGCCTCATCACGCCCTCCGACGGGATCTTGCCGCTCGACGATTCGCTCGAAGGCGCGCGGGTCACGCGCGTCGCGCAGGACATGACGCAGAATTTCCTGGCGCGCGCCGCGGACTTTGGTCGGGCGGTGACGCGTCACGCGGCGCTCTCGCCCGCCTACGACGTTGTCCATTATCGTTCGGTCTGGTGCGGACTTCCGCTCGCGCAGGCGCGCCGCGAGCGCGGCTACAAAACGCTTTTCGAAGTGAACGGACTTCCCTCCGTCGAACTGAAATATCACTATCCGACCATCGAACCCGAACTGTTGGCGAAGATCAAGGAGCAGGAGATCGCCACCCTTCATCTTTCGGACGCCATCGTCTGCCCCTCGCGCGTGACGCGCGACTACATCGCCTCGCTCGGACTCGACCCCAAGCGGGTGACGGTCGTCCCGAACGGAGTCAGTCCCTCGGACTTTTCCCCGACGCCGCTCCCCGCGCGTGGGGGCCGCGTCCCAACTCTCCTCTACATCGGCACCCTCGCCGATTGGCAGGGATTGGACGTGTTGATCAAAGCCCTGCCGAAGATTTTGGACAAGCGCGAGGTCCGACTCCAGATCGTCGGGCGCGGGCGTTCGCGCCAGCGGAAATTGCTCGCCAAATACATCCGCAAATTGGGGATCGAATCGAATGTGATCGTCCAGCCTGCCGTCCCGCACCACGAAGTCCCCGCGCTGGTCGCCGCGGCTGACATCTGCGTCGCGCCGCTGGGACTCAACGACCGCAACGTGACGCAGGGCGCCTGTCCGATCAAGGTGTTGGAATATATGGCGGCGGGACGTCCCCTGTTGGCGTCGAACATGCCGATCGTGCGCGAACTCGTCCGCGAGGACGTGGACGCGCTGCTGTTTTCCCCGAACGATCCCGAAGACCTGGCGCGGCAGGCGCTGACGCTGCTGGACGATTTCGAGTTGTCGAAGCGGCTGTCCGACTCCGCTGCTGAGCGCGCGCGGACGAAGTTCACCTGGCACGAGTCGCAGAAGAAACTGGCGAAGGTTTACGAGAAGTTGCTGGCTTGA
- a CDS encoding ribokinase: MDILLTGSVAYDYLMTFPGLFKEQILPERLASISLSFLVDSMSKQRGGIAPNIAYTMALLGQRPRVMATVGEDFGDYRAWLESKGVDTALMEVVPGQFTASFFATTDQASAQIASFYPGAMGDAARQSIKALKQMPDLVVVSPSAPDAMMKFPAECRELGIKYLYDPSQQALRLEGDELARDMEGAHFLFCNDYEFGLISKKTGWDLRQMLRHVKVIVITRGKDGANLYVNGDDIFIAAVPEREIVDPTGVGDAFRGGFLTGYAHGFDWKLCGEIGSLAAVYCLEQRGPQAHSYTRKEFVERFREHFDDGGKLNQLLENGE; encoded by the coding sequence ATGGACATCCTTCTCACCGGCTCTGTAGCCTACGATTATTTGATGACCTTCCCCGGCCTGTTCAAGGAACAGATCCTGCCCGAGCGGCTGGCTTCGATCAGCCTTTCATTCCTCGTCGATTCCATGTCCAAACAGCGCGGCGGGATCGCGCCCAACATCGCGTACACGATGGCGCTGCTCGGGCAGCGTCCGCGCGTGATGGCGACCGTGGGCGAGGACTTCGGCGACTACCGCGCCTGGCTCGAATCCAAAGGCGTGGACACCGCGCTGATGGAGGTCGTCCCCGGGCAGTTCACCGCCTCGTTCTTCGCGACGACCGACCAGGCCTCGGCCCAGATCGCCTCGTTCTACCCCGGCGCGATGGGCGACGCCGCCCGCCAATCCATCAAAGCGTTGAAGCAAATGCCCGACCTGGTAGTCGTCTCGCCGAGCGCGCCCGATGCCATGATGAAATTTCCCGCCGAGTGCCGCGAACTGGGGATCAAATATCTCTACGATCCCAGCCAGCAGGCGCTGCGTCTCGAAGGCGACGAACTGGCGCGCGACATGGAAGGCGCGCACTTCCTCTTCTGCAACGACTACGAGTTTGGATTGATCTCCAAAAAGACAGGCTGGGACTTGCGGCAGATGCTCCGGCACGTCAAAGTCATCGTGATCACGCGCGGCAAGGACGGCGCCAATCTCTACGTCAACGGGGACGACATCTTCATCGCTGCCGTCCCCGAGCGCGAGATCGTGGACCCGACCGGCGTGGGCGACGCGTTCCGCGGCGGATTCCTGACCGGCTACGCCCACGGTTTCGACTGGAAGTTGTGCGGCGAGATCGGTTCGCTGGCGGCGGTCTACTGTCTCGAACAGCGCGGCCCGCAGGCGCACTCGTACACCCGAAAAGAATTTGTCGAACGCTTCCGCGAGCATTTTGACGATGGCGGAAAATTAAATCAGTTACTAGAGAACGGAGAGTAG
- a CDS encoding adenosylhomocysteinase — MSNYDIKDINQAEGGRRRVEWAEREMPVLRQIRERFKKEKPLKGVRMSACLHVTTETANLARTLQEGGADLVLTASNPLSTQDDVAAALVNIYEIPTYAIKGEDNVTYYKHIAAALDHKPNITMDDGADLVSTIHKDRRELLSDIVGGTEETTTGVIRLRAMAADKMLNFPVIAVNDALTKHLFDNRYGTGQSTVDGIIRATNVLLAGKRFVVAGYGWCGRGLASRARGMGALVIITEVDPLKALEAMMDGYEVMPMEQAVKIGDIFCTVTGDINVLDGHHFAAMKDGAIVANSGHFNVEINIPALAKMSKGEPKLVRPFVDQYETKDGRKINILGQGRLINLASAEGHPASVMDMSFANQALAAEYMVKNAKSLEKRVYSVPAEIDAEIARLKLHAMGVKIDTLTEEQVKYLNSWEEGT, encoded by the coding sequence ATGAGCAATTACGATATCAAAGACATCAACCAGGCCGAGGGCGGCCGCCGCCGCGTGGAATGGGCGGAGCGCGAAATGCCCGTTTTGCGGCAGATCCGCGAGAGGTTCAAGAAAGAGAAACCGCTCAAGGGCGTCCGCATGTCGGCCTGCCTCCACGTCACCACCGAGACGGCCAACCTGGCGCGCACGCTCCAGGAAGGCGGCGCGGACCTGGTGCTGACCGCGTCCAACCCGCTTTCGACGCAGGACGACGTGGCCGCCGCGCTGGTCAACATCTACGAAATCCCCACCTACGCCATCAAGGGCGAGGACAACGTCACCTATTACAAGCACATCGCGGCCGCGCTCGACCACAAGCCGAACATCACCATGGACGACGGCGCCGACCTCGTCTCCACCATCCACAAGGACCGCCGCGAACTGCTTTCCGACATCGTGGGCGGAACCGAGGAGACGACCACGGGCGTCATCCGCCTGCGCGCCATGGCCGCCGATAAGATGCTCAACTTCCCCGTCATCGCCGTCAACGACGCGCTGACCAAACATCTCTTCGACAACCGCTACGGCACGGGACAATCCACCGTAGACGGGATCATCCGCGCCACCAACGTCCTGCTGGCGGGCAAGCGTTTCGTCGTGGCGGGCTACGGCTGGTGCGGACGCGGGCTGGCCTCGCGGGCGCGCGGCATGGGCGCGCTGGTCATCATCACCGAAGTGGACCCGCTCAAGGCGCTCGAAGCCATGATGGACGGTTACGAGGTCATGCCGATGGAGCAGGCCGTAAAGATCGGCGACATCTTCTGCACCGTGACGGGCGACATCAACGTGCTGGACGGTCATCACTTCGCCGCGATGAAGGACGGCGCCATCGTCGCCAACAGCGGACACTTCAACGTGGAGATCAACATCCCCGCGCTGGCGAAGATGTCGAAGGGCGAGCCGAAACTCGTCCGCCCGTTCGTGGACCAGTATGAGACCAAGGATGGCCGCAAGATCAACATCCTCGGCCAGGGACGTCTCATCAACCTGGCTTCCGCCGAGGGACATCCCGCCTCCGTGATGGACATGTCCTTCGCCAACCAGGCGCTGGCCGCGGAGTACATGGTGAAGAACGCGAAAAGCCTCGAGAAGCGCGTCTACTCCGTCCCGGCGGAGATCGACGCCGAGATCGCCCGCCTGAAACTCCACGCGATGGGCGTCAAGATCGATACGCTCACCGAGGAACAGGTCAAGTACCTGAACTCGTGGGAAGAAGGCACGTAA